The following nucleotide sequence is from uncultured Roseateles sp..
GGCTGCTGTGGCGTGACATCGCGGCCAAGGTGCCGGCCATTCCAGTCAGCAAGTACGACGCGGTGGCCACCGACATCATCCGCGACGAGTTCGAGAAGGTGGTGGCCGAGGGCAAGGACATCAAGACGGCACTGGCCGACGCGAAGTCGCTGATAGCCCGCCGCGCGCGCCGCTGAGGTGGTGATGAAGATGCGTCAACTCAAAGCCCGCGACGTCGCGCCCTACCTGTTCATCGCGCCCTTCTTCGTGCTGTTCCTGGTGTTCGGTCTGTTCCCCTTGGGCTTCTCGATCTGGCTGTCGCTGCACCAGTGGGATCCGGCCGCCGGCTTGGCCGCGATGCGCTGGGTCGGAGTGGAGAACTACGGCTACGCCTTGACCGACCCCTGGTTCCACAAATCGCTCTACAACACGCTGTGGTTCGCCATCGTCTCCGGCCTGCCCCAGCACCTGCTGGCCCTGCCGCTGGCCTACTTCATCAATCGCAGGCTGAAGCGCTCGCGCAATGCGGTGGTAGGGGCCTACTTCCTGCCCTACATCACGTCCAGCGTGGCGATTGCGCTGATCTTCAGCACGCTGCTGTCCAAGGACTATGGCGTCATCAACGCGCTGCTGGCCGAACTGACCCGCCTGCCCTTGCTGGGCAGCCTGATGCCCGCCGAGAGCATCGACTGGCTGGGCCAGGCCGCTTACACCAAGCCGGCCGTGGCCTTCGTCGTGTTCTGGCGCTTCCTGGGCTGGAATGTGGTGCTCTATCTGTCGGCGCTGCAGGTCATAGACAA
It contains:
- a CDS encoding sugar ABC transporter permease, whose amino-acid sequence is MRQLKARDVAPYLFIAPFFVLFLVFGLFPLGFSIWLSLHQWDPAAGLAAMRWVGVENYGYALTDPWFHKSLYNTLWFAIVSGLPQHLLALPLAYFINRRLKRSRNAVVGAYFLPYITSSVAIALIFSTLLSKDYGVINALLAELTRLPLLGSLMPAESIDWLGQAAYTKPAVAFVVFWRFLGWNVVLYLSALQVIDKDLFEAATLDGAGEWQQFRYITLPLLKPMMFFAVTLTIIGNLQLFEEPFILVDIEKGVSQSVMTTAIFMYRLAFSDGDFGTASAVSWLLFIVIAVLTWLNSRLFGRQVGGEHAAR